Proteins co-encoded in one Bradyrhizobium sp. 170 genomic window:
- a CDS encoding DUF2336 domain-containing protein, producing the protein MPAASTDLRKELNGAEEDGPEHDARIFGEVTDLFLSNVGRLGDSQIAAVDGVLAHLIARVDATTVIQLSEALATIDRAPRQTIRQLAFHEQPQVAAPVLRSSGCLSEADLLEIVKSRSQQHLLAICDRKALNEALTDALMRFGDVNVSNALARNAGARFSECGYATLVGRAERDEGLAEKLGVRLDIPGSLLRELIGKVADVVRARFLTAPRPVVRGKGSAAAAGQSGAARKAIDYTQAQSEVVALNRTGKLNDSIVNRFAVRGEYTHVVAALALKADVKVEAIEPLLEPDRVYGLIVACKAARLTWSTTTMIVRNRPNCPPSTDRELEQCVAVFESLLLSVAQWTIRFGSDRILAKKNEPAAVSTAANGKLSRSA; encoded by the coding sequence ATGCCTGCCGCTTCGACGGATCTGCGCAAGGAATTGAATGGCGCCGAAGAGGATGGACCCGAGCACGATGCCCGGATTTTCGGCGAGGTGACGGACCTGTTCCTGTCCAATGTCGGTCGCCTCGGTGACTCGCAGATCGCTGCGGTCGATGGCGTCCTCGCCCACCTGATCGCGCGGGTGGACGCAACGACCGTGATCCAGCTCAGCGAGGCGCTCGCCACCATCGACCGGGCCCCGCGACAGACGATCCGCCAGCTTGCGTTCCACGAACAGCCCCAGGTCGCCGCGCCGGTCCTGAGAAGCTCCGGCTGTCTGTCGGAAGCCGACCTTCTTGAAATCGTCAAAAGCCGTAGCCAGCAGCATCTGCTGGCGATCTGCGACCGGAAGGCGCTCAACGAAGCGCTGACGGACGCGCTGATGAGATTTGGCGACGTCAACGTCTCCAATGCACTCGCGCGGAACGCCGGCGCACGTTTCTCCGAATGCGGCTACGCGACGCTGGTGGGGCGGGCAGAGCGTGACGAGGGGCTGGCGGAAAAGCTCGGCGTTCGCCTGGACATTCCCGGCAGCTTGCTGCGCGAGCTCATTGGCAAGGTTGCCGACGTGGTTCGCGCGCGGTTCCTGACGGCGCCGCGGCCTGTCGTGCGGGGGAAAGGTTCTGCCGCGGCCGCCGGACAGAGCGGCGCGGCCCGGAAGGCGATAGACTATACCCAGGCGCAAAGCGAGGTCGTTGCGCTCAATCGTACCGGCAAGCTGAATGATTCAATCGTCAACCGGTTCGCGGTGAGGGGTGAATACACCCACGTGGTCGCAGCGCTTGCCTTGAAGGCCGACGTCAAGGTCGAGGCGATCGAACCCTTGCTCGAACCCGACCGGGTGTATGGGCTGATCGTCGCCTGCAAGGCCGCCCGGCTGACCTGGTCGACAACGACGATGATCGTCCGCAACCGGCCCAATTGCCCGCCATCCACCGACCGGGAGCTCGAACAATGCGTGGCGGTGTTTGAGTCCTTGTTGCTGTCGGTCGCGCAATGGACCATCCGGTTTGGATCGGATCGGATTCTGGCCAAGAAGAACGAGCCGGCAGCAGTGTCGACGGCTGCCAATGGCAAACTGAGCCGGTCTGCCTGA
- a CDS encoding DMT family transporter gives MTASEQTSPARSGNWLANQPYLLLSITALCWAGNAIVGRMAAGHIAPVTLSFLRWSFAFLIILPFAWKHLVRDWGAIRGRLGIMIVLSITGIGAFNTLQYWALEHTQALNTLLLQSAGPLVVAVWSLVLLGVRLTLAQTAGVLLSMAGVLIILMHGDLTKLSNIEFNRGDLIFIVALAIFGIYSVLSLKRPDIHGLSFVAFTFGAGAACLIPLFIWELFARPLMQIDAANLLTLAYVALFPSTIAYLCYNRGVQLIGANRAAPFFHVVPVFGTIMSIVFLGEHPQAFHFIGFALVLTGVFVASRKASA, from the coding sequence ATGACGGCTTCCGAACAGACTTCACCCGCCCGATCCGGGAACTGGCTCGCCAACCAGCCTTACCTGCTGCTCAGCATCACCGCGCTGTGCTGGGCCGGCAACGCCATTGTCGGGCGGATGGCCGCCGGCCACATCGCGCCGGTGACGCTTTCCTTCCTGCGCTGGTCGTTCGCATTCCTGATCATCCTGCCGTTTGCCTGGAAGCATCTGGTCCGCGACTGGGGCGCGATCCGCGGCCGGCTCGGCATCATGATCGTGCTCTCGATCACCGGCATCGGCGCGTTCAATACCCTGCAATACTGGGCGCTTGAGCATACCCAGGCGTTGAACACGCTGCTGTTGCAGTCGGCGGGACCGCTGGTGGTCGCGGTGTGGTCGCTCGTGCTGCTCGGGGTACGACTGACGCTGGCTCAGACCGCGGGCGTTTTGCTGTCGATGGCCGGCGTGCTGATCATCCTGATGCATGGCGACCTCACCAAGCTTTCCAATATCGAGTTCAACCGCGGCGACCTGATCTTCATCGTGGCGCTGGCGATCTTCGGGATCTATTCGGTGCTGTCGCTAAAACGCCCCGATATCCACGGCCTGTCGTTCGTCGCCTTCACCTTCGGGGCCGGCGCGGCCTGCCTGATCCCGCTGTTCATCTGGGAACTGTTCGCGCGGCCGCTGATGCAGATCGATGCGGCGAACCTGCTGACGCTCGCCTATGTCGCGCTGTTTCCCTCGACGATCGCCTATCTCTGCTACAATCGCGGCGTGCAACTGATCGGCGCCAACCGCGCCGCGCCGTTCTTCCACGTGGTGCCGGTGTTCGGAACCATCATGTCGATCGTCTTCCTCGGCGAGCATCCGCAAGCGTTCCACTTCATCGGCTTCGCGCTGGTGTTGACCGGGGTGTTTGTGGCGTCGCGAAAGGCCTCTGCGTAG
- a CDS encoding DUF3309 family protein, protein MSLGTILVIILIIFLLGGFSGRIRGYGYGYGHSGMGLAGVILIVLLILLLLGKI, encoded by the coding sequence ATGTCGCTTGGAACGATACTCGTCATTATCTTGATCATATTCCTGCTCGGCGGCTTCTCCGGCCGTATCCGGGGCTATGGCTATGGCTACGGCCATTCCGGCATGGGCCTCGCTGGCGTGATTTTAATCGTGCTCCTGATCCTGCTGCTGCTCGGCAAGATTTGA
- a CDS encoding adenylosuccinate synthase — protein MANVVVVGAQWGDEGKGKIVDWLSEQADIVVRFQGGHNAGHTLVINGETYKLALLPSGVLRPSKLAVIGNGVVFDPQAFLDEVARLKGQGVAISPENLRVAENVTLILPLHRELDALRESSNANTAIGTTRRGIGPAYEDKVGRRAIRLMDLADLDTLPHKIDRLLAHHNALRRGLNLEEIDGGGILKELSAFAPKLLPYAETVWRLLDIKRREGKRILFEGAQGALLDVDHGTYPYVTSSNTVAAQAATGTGMGPGAVGYVLGICKAYTTRVGQGPFPTELNNEIGEEIGRRGKEFGVNTGRKRRCGWFDAVLVRQTVRTCGITGLALTKLDILDGFDTIEVCTGYMLDGKEIDHLPAGEGAQARVVPIYETIEGWKEPTANARSWADLPAQAIKYVRRVEELVGCPIALLSTSPEREDTILVQNPFEA, from the coding sequence ATGGCCAACGTTGTCGTCGTCGGCGCCCAATGGGGCGACGAGGGGAAGGGCAAGATCGTCGACTGGTTGTCGGAGCAGGCCGATATCGTCGTGCGCTTCCAGGGCGGCCACAATGCCGGCCATACGCTCGTCATCAATGGCGAGACCTACAAGCTGGCGCTGCTGCCTTCCGGCGTGCTGCGGCCCTCGAAGCTCGCCGTGATCGGCAATGGCGTGGTGTTCGATCCGCAGGCCTTCCTTGACGAAGTCGCAAGACTGAAGGGCCAGGGCGTCGCCATCAGCCCGGAAAACCTGCGCGTCGCCGAGAACGTCACGCTGATCCTGCCGCTGCACCGCGAGCTCGATGCGCTGCGCGAATCATCCAATGCCAACACTGCGATCGGCACCACCCGCCGCGGCATCGGACCTGCCTATGAAGACAAGGTCGGCCGCCGCGCCATCCGCCTGATGGACTTAGCCGACCTCGACACGCTGCCGCACAAGATCGACCGTCTGCTGGCGCATCACAACGCGCTGCGCCGCGGGCTCAATCTGGAGGAGATCGACGGTGGCGGCATCCTGAAGGAGCTCTCCGCGTTCGCGCCAAAGCTGTTGCCGTATGCCGAGACGGTGTGGCGGCTGCTCGACATCAAACGCCGCGAGGGCAAGCGCATCCTGTTCGAGGGCGCGCAGGGCGCGCTTCTGGATGTGGATCACGGCACCTATCCCTACGTCACCTCGTCCAACACGGTGGCGGCGCAGGCGGCGACCGGCACCGGCATGGGCCCGGGCGCGGTCGGCTATGTGCTCGGCATCTGCAAGGCCTACACGACCCGCGTCGGCCAGGGGCCGTTCCCGACCGAACTCAACAACGAAATCGGCGAGGAGATCGGCCGCCGCGGCAAGGAGTTCGGCGTCAACACCGGCCGCAAGCGTCGCTGCGGCTGGTTCGATGCCGTGCTGGTGCGGCAGACGGTCCGCACCTGCGGCATCACCGGGCTCGCCCTTACAAAACTCGACATTCTCGACGGCTTCGACACCATCGAGGTCTGCACCGGCTACATGCTGGACGGCAAGGAAATCGACCATCTGCCGGCGGGCGAGGGCGCTCAGGCCCGGGTGGTGCCGATTTATGAGACGATCGAAGGCTGGAAAGAGCCGACCGCCAACGCCCGTTCCTGGGCAGATCTGCCGGCCCAGGCGATCAAATATGTCCGCCGGGTCGAGGAACTCGTGGGTTGTCCGATTGCATTGCTTTCCACCAGCCCCGAACGCGAGGATACTATCCTGGTACAGAACCCGTTTGAGGCTTAA
- a CDS encoding DUF5413 family protein produces the protein MKRYLIFGAIVPLVGGFLMLFATTVASGYWTETNWSEIGKFLGAFVKTLQYSYLFGIVPALMVGAIDDILCHVKRISPVARMLIVGAIGFTASELLYGSRGPDTGAVQFLLYGIVGMAPAMLSSWLAHRYADTPRPVHST, from the coding sequence ATGAAACGCTATCTGATCTTCGGAGCTATCGTCCCGCTCGTCGGCGGGTTTTTGATGCTGTTCGCGACCACTGTGGCTTCGGGCTACTGGACCGAGACCAACTGGTCGGAGATCGGAAAATTCCTCGGCGCGTTCGTCAAGACGCTGCAGTACAGCTACCTGTTCGGCATCGTGCCGGCGCTGATGGTCGGCGCCATCGATGACATTCTCTGCCACGTCAAGCGCATTTCTCCCGTGGCGCGGATGCTGATCGTAGGCGCGATCGGTTTCACCGCATCGGAATTGCTCTATGGCTCGCGCGGGCCGGATACCGGCGCGGTGCAATTCCTGCTCTACGGCATCGTCGGCATGGCGCCTGCGATGCTGTCGTCCTGGCTGGCGCACAGATATGCCGACACGCCGCGGCCGGTGCATTCGACTTAA
- a CDS encoding DUF4112 domain-containing protein: MTMSNDDIYTPPRSRSGQSSRTRAAGRGPVIDQEGHELPEANLHTQFEGLRFDFGHSAANPFGDLTREQRLARLDAIAKLLDVAFIVPGTKFRYGIDGLIGLIPVVGDIITTAISLWVVREARALGAPWHITARMLANVAVDGVVGLVPVAGDAFDVMFRANVRNVRMLKRWLDRQPR; encoded by the coding sequence ATGACCATGTCAAACGACGATATCTACACGCCGCCGCGTTCACGTTCCGGGCAGTCTTCCCGGACGCGCGCGGCCGGGCGCGGCCCGGTGATCGACCAGGAGGGGCACGAGCTCCCCGAGGCGAACCTGCATACGCAGTTCGAGGGATTGCGGTTCGATTTCGGTCATTCCGCCGCCAATCCGTTCGGAGATCTGACGCGCGAGCAGCGGCTGGCGCGGCTCGATGCCATCGCAAAATTGCTTGATGTCGCCTTCATCGTGCCGGGCACCAAGTTTCGCTACGGCATCGACGGGCTGATCGGGCTGATCCCCGTGGTCGGTGACATCATCACGACGGCGATTTCGCTGTGGGTGGTGCGCGAGGCGCGCGCGCTCGGGGCGCCCTGGCACATCACGGCGCGGATGCTCGCCAATGTCGCGGTTGACGGCGTGGTCGGCCTGGTGCCGGTCGCGGGCGACGCTTTCGACGTCATGTTCCGCGCCAACGTCCGCAACGTGCGCATGCTCAAGCGCTGGCTCGACCGGCAGCCGCGTTAA
- the ybaK gene encoding Cys-tRNA(Pro) deacylase, whose translation MSKTTRATQALEKLGMKFTLHAYDYDPDAASIGLQAADALGVEPARVLKTLMAEVDGKPVCAVVPSDCEVSMKKLAGAFGAKAAKMMRPADAERLTGYHVGGISPFGQKKRVPVAIEEAALGHPSVFLNGGQRGLQVELAPQDAVKAAGAIARALVA comes from the coding sequence ATGTCGAAAACCACCCGTGCAACCCAGGCGCTGGAAAAGCTGGGCATGAAATTCACCCTGCATGCCTATGACTACGACCCGGATGCGGCGAGCATCGGTCTGCAGGCGGCGGACGCGCTCGGCGTTGAGCCTGCGCGCGTGCTCAAGACGCTGATGGCCGAGGTTGACGGCAAGCCGGTCTGCGCCGTGGTGCCGTCGGACTGCGAAGTTAGCATGAAAAAACTCGCAGGCGCCTTCGGGGCGAAGGCGGCGAAGATGATGCGGCCGGCCGATGCCGAACGGCTGACCGGCTACCATGTCGGCGGCATCTCGCCGTTCGGGCAGAAGAAGCGCGTGCCGGTCGCGATCGAGGAAGCCGCGCTCGGCCATCCAAGCGTGTTCCTCAATGGCGGCCAGCGCGGCCTGCAGGTCGAACTCGCTCCCCAGGACGCCGTGAAGGCTGCGGGCGCGATCGCGCGCGCACTGGTGGCGTGA